A genomic stretch from Oncorhynchus tshawytscha isolate Ot180627B linkage group LG07, Otsh_v2.0, whole genome shotgun sequence includes:
- the LOC112254756 gene encoding protein SYS1 homolog — protein MGSHFRSYIWDPVLILSQIVLMQCIYYSFLGLWLAVVDSLVQTNRSLDQIFSYKVLGFATMQGRLSMMAFILNSLTCALGLLFFIRRGKQCLDFTITVHFFHMIGCWLYNAHLPAALSWWLVNVACMALMAVIGEYLCMRTELRAIPVNSGPKSNL, from the exons ATGGGCAGTCATTTCCGCAGTTACATCTGGGACCCGGTCCTCATTTTGTCTCAGATTGTGTTGATGCAATGCATCTACTACAGCTTCCTGGGTTTGTGGCTGGCTGTTGTGGACAGTCTTGTACAAACCAACAGATCACTGGACCAGATCTTCAGTTATAAG GTTCTTGGATTTGCAACAATGCAGGGCAGACTCTCAATGATGGCGTTCATCTTGAACTCACTTACCTG TGCCCTGGGCCTGTTGTTCTTTATCCGCCGAGGGAAGCAGTGTCTGGACTTCACTATCACCGTGCACTTCTTCCACATGATAGGCTGTTGGCTCTACAATGCCCACCTCCCGGCGGCcctgtcctggtggctggtcaACGTGGCCTGCATGGCTCTGATGGCCGTGATTGGAGAGTACCTATGCATGCGGACTGAGCTCAGGGCCATCCCAGTCAACAGTGGACCTAAGTCTAACCTTTGA
- the LOC112254758 gene encoding neuritin isoform X2: MGMGFTSAKILIFCACITLVSLAVARVSAADVKCENIYRDFSDCVLELGESMDNYQENVTSEMGVEAVCSHWEAFHTCALTALSGCQEVGSMWETLREDSRKIRFQGSLFDLCSPSSAPSLRSPLPLLFLGLLILGGPIWPPI; this comes from the exons ATGGGAATGGGATTTACGTCAGCGAAGATTCTAATATTTTGTGCATGTATTACATTAG tGTCCCTGGCTGTGGCAAGAGTCTCAGCGGCAGATGTGAAGTGTGAGAATATTTACAGGGACTTCTCTGACTGTGTTCTGGAGCTGGGGGAGAGCATGGATAACTACCAGGAGAATGTGACCAGCGAGATGGGAGTGGAAGCTGTGTGtag CCACTGGGAGGCGTTCCACACGTGTGCCCTGACGGCACTGTCCGGTTGTCAGGAGGTGGGCTCCATGTGGGAGACGCTAAGAGAAGACTCCAGGAAGATCCGCTTCCAGGGCAGCCTCTTCGACCTGTGCAGCCCTAGCTCGGCCCCAAGCCTGCGATCGCCTCTACCCCTGCTGTTCCTGGGCTTGCTGATCCTGGGGGGGCCCATCTGGCCCCCCATATAG
- the LOC112254758 gene encoding neuritin isoform X1, translating into MSDFVGSHRWREAPSAGFDMGMGFTSAKILIFCACITLVSLAVARVSAADVKCENIYRDFSDCVLELGESMDNYQENVTSEMGVEAVCSHWEAFHTCALTALSGCQEVGSMWETLREDSRKIRFQGSLFDLCSPSSAPSLRSPLPLLFLGLLILGGPIWPPI; encoded by the exons atgAGCGACTTTGTTGGATCCCACAGATGGCGAGAGGCACCCTCCGCTGGGTTTGATATGGGAATGGGATTTACGTCAGCGAAGATTCTAATATTTTGTGCATGTATTACATTAG tGTCCCTGGCTGTGGCAAGAGTCTCAGCGGCAGATGTGAAGTGTGAGAATATTTACAGGGACTTCTCTGACTGTGTTCTGGAGCTGGGGGAGAGCATGGATAACTACCAGGAGAATGTGACCAGCGAGATGGGAGTGGAAGCTGTGTGtag CCACTGGGAGGCGTTCCACACGTGTGCCCTGACGGCACTGTCCGGTTGTCAGGAGGTGGGCTCCATGTGGGAGACGCTAAGAGAAGACTCCAGGAAGATCCGCTTCCAGGGCAGCCTCTTCGACCTGTGCAGCCCTAGCTCGGCCCCAAGCCTGCGATCGCCTCTACCCCTGCTGTTCCTGGGCTTGCTGATCCTGGGGGGGCCCATCTGGCCCCCCATATAG
- the LOC112254757 gene encoding translocon-associated protein subunit alpha, whose protein sequence is MFNFGSKILVLFLVAFPCGLISFGQVSADSESAEDIFPDSTVDEEEEEEEEEDEVLVEEDQVPGSETEDDIDEDAAVGDVTSHPDADTTIVFVTGEEFPANEIVKFLVGFTNKGSQDFTVHSLEASFRYPQDFQFYIQNFTALPLSTVVQPQKQASFEYSFIPAQPMAGRPFGLVILLNYQDSEGNGFQTAIYNQTVTIVELEEGLDGETIFMYIFLTGLVVLAVFGMYQVLESRTRKRFPVKVETGTGGMNGVDISWIPQETLNIMSKASASPKASPRKRTKRAVGVDQ, encoded by the exons ATGTTCAATTTCGGATCAAAAATACTTGTACTTTTTCTCGTGGCTTTCCCATGTGGCCTGATATCCTTCG GCCAAGTATCTGCAGACTCTGAGTCTGCGGAGGACATTTTCCCGGATTCAACAGtcgatgaggaggaggaggaggaggaggaagaggatgaggtgcTGGTGGAAGAAGATCAGGTCCCAGGCTCA GAAACAGAAGATGACATAGATGAAGATGCTGCAGTTGGAGATGTAACCTCTCACCctgatgctgacaccaccattGTCTTTGTGACTGGGGAAG AGTTCCCAGCCAATGAGATTGTGAAGTTCCTGGTGGGTTTCACCAACAAGGGAAGCCAGGATTTCACTGTCCATTCCCTGGAGGCCTCCTTCCGTTACCCTCAGGACTTCCAGTTCTACATCCAGAAC TTCACAGCCTTGCCCCTGAGCACTGTGGTCCAGCCCCAGAAGCAGGCCTCCTTTGAGTACTCCTTCATCCCTGCTCAGCCTATGGCTGGTCGTCCCTTCGGCCTGGTTATCCTACTCAACTACCAGGACAGTGAG GGCAACGGTTTCCAGACGGCCATTTACAACCAGACCGTCACTATCGTTGAGCTGGAGGAGGGTCTGGATGGAGAGAC AATATTCATGTATATCTTCCTGACTGGATTGGTTGTCTTGGCGGTCTTTGGCATGTACCAGGTGCTGGAGTCTAGGACG AGGAAGAGGTTCCCTGTGAAGGTGGAGACGGGCACTGGTGGGATGAACGGTGTGGACATAAGCTGGATTCCCCAAGAGACCCTCAACATCATGA GCAAGGCATCGGCATCCCCTAAAGCCTCCCCAAGGAAACGCACCAAGAGAGCGGTGGGAGTAGATCAGTAA